A portion of the Suricata suricatta isolate VVHF042 chromosome 11, meerkat_22Aug2017_6uvM2_HiC, whole genome shotgun sequence genome contains these proteins:
- the LOC115272413 gene encoding LOW QUALITY PROTEIN: olfactory receptor 5M3-like (The sequence of the model RefSeq protein was modified relative to this genomic sequence to represent the inferred CDS: inserted 2 bases in 1 codon) — translation MLNFTDVTEFILLGLTSRQEWQVLFFFIFLVVCIVTTVGNIGMIILVKISPQLNSPMYFFLSHLSFVDVWFSSNVTPKMLENLLSETKTISYAGCLVQCFFFIALVHVEVFILAVMAFDRYMAIGNPLLYXSRAVCIRLISFPYVYGFLTSLAATLRTYGLYFCATD, via the exons ATGCTCAACTTCACCGATGTGACAGAGTTCATTCTTTTGGGACTAACCAGTCGTCAGGAATGgcaggttcttttctttttcatttttcttgttgtcTGTATTGTCACCACTGTGGGCAACATTGGCATGATTATATTAGTTAAGATCAGTCCACAGCTTAACAGCCCTATGTACTTTTTTCTCAGTCATTTGTCATTTGTTGATGTGTGGTTTTCTTCCAATGTCACTCCTAAAATGCTGGAAAATCTGTTATCAGAAACAAAAACTATTTCTTATGCTGGTTGCTTGGtacagtgtttctttttcattgccctTGTCCATGTAGAAGTTTTCATTCTTGCTGTGATGGCCTTTGATAGGTATATGGCAATTGGGAACCCTCTGCTCTA GTCTAGAGCTGTCTGTATTCGACTGATTTCTTTCCCTTACGTATATGGTTTTCTGACTAGTCTGGCAGCAACTCTCCGGACATACGGCTTGTACTTTT gtgCTACAGACTGA
- the LOC115272414 gene encoding olfactory receptor 1038-like — protein MAEMNSTRVTEFILLGFSVHREIELILFMLISVVYTLTLVGNLGMISLILLDSRLHTPMYFFLSNLAFVDLCYSSSIAPKFLETLLTKHRSISFYACATQLGFFLNFLISEMLLLAVMAYDRYVAICNPLLYMVIMSPKVCMQLVTGPYLYSFSVALLHTVVTFQLIYCGPNIINHFYCDDVPLMALACSDTSLKEILIFIFAGFNMISSLTTVLISYLYIVAAILKIQSTEGRCRAFSTCASHLTAVTIFYGTLIFMYLQPKSNHSLDTDKMASVFYTIVIPMLNPMIYSLRNQEVKNSLRKLIDKCYILLLTNFKK, from the coding sequence ATGGCTGAAATGAATAGCACCAGGGTGACAGAAttcattcttttgggtttttcagtCCATAGAGAGATTGAACTCATTCTCTTTATGCTCATTTCCGTGGTATATACTCTAACTTTGGTAGGGAACCTTGGGATGATTTCATTAATCCTACTGGATTCTCGACttcacacacccatgtacttttTTCTCAGCAATCTGGCCTTTGTAGACCTCTGTTACTCCTCATCAATAGCTCCCAAGTTCCTGGAGACTCTCCTGACCAAGCACAGGTCTATATCTTTCTATGCATGTGCAACACAGTTGGGCTTTTTCCTGAACTTCTTGATATCAGAGATGCTGCTTCTTGCAGTTATGGCTTATGATCgatatgtggccatctgcaatcCTCTTCTCTACATGGTGATCATGTCTCCAAAAGTGTGTATGCAACTAGTAACAGGCCCCTACTTATACAGCTTTTCTGTTGCTTTGCTCCACACAGTTGTTACTTTCCAACTGATTTATTGTGGCCCCAACATCATCAATCACTTTTATTGTGATGATGTCCCTTTGATGGCCCTCGCCTGCTCAGACACCAGTCTCAAAGAAATCTTGATTTTCATCTTTGCGGGCTTCAACATGATCAGCTCCTTGACCACTGTTCTTATTTCTTACTTATACATTGTGGCTGCCATCTTGAAAATCCAATCTACAGAAGGGAGGTGCAGAGCTTTCTCAACCTGTGCCTCTCATCTGACTGCTGTGACTATATTCTATGGGACTCTGATCTTCATGTATCTGCAGCCAAAATCAAACCATTCCCTTGACACAGACAAAATGGCCTCTGTGTTCTACACAATTGTAATTCCTATGCTAAACCCAATGATCTATAGCTTGAGGAACCAAGAAGTGAAAAATTCCCTGAGGAAATTAATTGACAAATGTTATATCCTGCTtctaacaaactttaaaaaatga
- the LOC115271621 gene encoding olfactory receptor 5M9 codes for MPNFTDVTEFILLGLTSRQEFQVLFFVIFLVVYMITLLGNIGMIILISTSPQLQSPMYFFLSHLSFVDVWFSSNVTPKMLENLLSETKTISYVGCLVQCYFFIALVHVEVYILAVMAFDRYMAICNPLLYGSRMSRTVCVRLISVPYVYGFSVSLICTLWTYGLYFCGNFEINHFYCADPPLIKIACGGVHIKEYTMIVIAGINFTYSLSVVLISYTLIVVAVLRMHSADGRKKAFSTCGSHLTAVTMFYGTLIFMYLRRPTEESVEQGKMVAVFYTTVIPMLNPMIYSLRNKDVKEAVNKAIAKANVGQ; via the coding sequence ATGCCAAATTTCACAGATGTGACAGAATTTATTCTTCTGGGCTTGACCAGTCGTCAGGAGTTTCAAGTTCTCTTTTTTGTGATATTTCTAGTAGTTTACATGATTACTCTGTTAGGGAACATCGGTATGATCATTTTGATCAGCACTAGTCCTCAGCTTCAGAGCCCTATGTACTTCTTCTTGAGTCATTTGTCTTTTGTCGATGTGTGGTTCTCTTCCAATGTCACCCCCAAAATGTTGGAAAACTTATTATCAGAGACAAAAACTATTTCCTACGTGGGGTGTTTGGTGCAATGCTATTTTTTCATTGCCCTTGTCCACGTGGAAGTCTATATCTTGGCAGTGATGGCCTTTGATCGGTACATGGCCATCTGCAACCCTTTGCTTTATGGCAGTAGAATGTCCAGGACTGTCTGTGTTCGACTTATCTCTGTGCCTTATGTCTATGGATTCTCTGTTAGCCTCATATGTACACTATGGACATATGGATTGTACTTCTGTGGAAACTTCGAAATCAACCACTTTTACTGTGCAGACCCTCCTCTCATCAAGATTGCCTGTGGGGGGGTCCACATCAAAGAATACACGATGATTGTTATTGCTGGAATTAActtcacatattctctctctgtggTCCTCATCTCCTATACCCTCATTGTAGTCGCCGTGCTACGCATGCACTCTGCTGACGGCAGGAAGAAGGCATTCTCCACATGTGGGTCCCACTTGACAGCTGTTACGATGTTTTATGGGACTCTCATATTCATGTACCTCAGGCGTCCCACTGAAGAGTCTGTGGAGCAGGGGAAAATGGTGGCCGTATTTTATACCACAGTGATCCCCATGCTGAATCCCATGATCTACAGTCTGAGGAACAAGGATGTGAAAGAGGCAGTCAACAAAGCAATTGCCAAGGCAAATGTGGGGCAGTGA